One segment of Stegostoma tigrinum isolate sSteTig4 chromosome 24, sSteTig4.hap1, whole genome shotgun sequence DNA contains the following:
- the LOC125465154 gene encoding PHD finger protein 3-like isoform X2, whose amino-acid sequence MKRFLVKAYPVLGRTDHLTEALSTTITVGKCVLPEPIWDSVNRLCCSGRKEICIVRFKPATSGDVCPYTLYYSYLNSRQRYGAVVLEQKSLKSIYLIPLPALQKIPSRLPPLSGPGLESSHSDLLLALTFPKKQYSSTTFRKPYECRSSTDRYLQENKYRQKCTENINKEHLSDHPSAKWGAQTSTLPMLPILPFTQPRVCKDKPSDLLSGNLLSSEEQSSSTDLANNFAVEIFQSSYGQDQVSHGIENMFGASAFLGEWANDGQSEDIVTNEQDNHWNDAGKESESMTKTKMFNIETNLLAHFKPADILTENFLLSETRLNSALLQEVEPKIEGNEPTNEQEADGAVSAQYTQDMQTYIKELDKLFTNVPVSTFSQHEDCNHLRSTISCCAEVLNHLLSAGDNSRVTELQIQMDPYGNRCNATASRESSEHIPQSDDPLPLHSAQTPNNFQHFGHSGIMTLEPSVHFPDLLANEVTMEQVEAPFQNGSTLSLQV is encoded by the exons GAAATATGCATTGTACGTTTCAAACCTGCTACGAGTGGAGATGTTTGCCCTTACACCTTGTACTACTCGTATTTAAATAGCCGGCAGAGGTATGGTGCTGTGGTACTTGAGCAGAAGTCACTTAAGAGCATATATCTCATACCTCTTCCTGCGTTACAGAAAATTCCATCCAGATTGCCACCTCTCAGTGGTCCAG GTTTGGAATCATCACACTCCGATCTGTTGCTGGCATTAACATTCCCTAAGAAGCAATATTCATCAACTACCTTCAGGAAGCCTTATGAATGTAGAAGTAGTACTGATAGGTACCTTCAGGAAAACAAATATAGACAAAAATGCACTGAAAACATCAACAAAGAGCACCTTTCTGACCACCCTTCAGCTAAATGGGGAGCCCAAACAAGCACCCTGCCAATGTTACCCATCTTGCCCTTCACCCAACCAAGGGTGTGTAAAGACAAGCCATCAGATTTGCTGTCTGGGAACCTGTTGTCCAGTGAAGAACAATCCTCTTCTACTGACTTAGCAAATAACTTTGCTGTTGAGATATTTCAGTCCTCCTACGGTCAAGATCAGGTGTCACATGGGATAGAAAACATGTTTGGAGCTTCTGCTTTTCTGGGTGAATGGGCGAATGATGGACAAAGTGAGGACATTGTCACAAATGAACAAGACAATCATTGGAATGATGCAGGGAAGGAAAGTGAGAGCATGACAAAAACTAAAATGTTCAACATTGAAACAAACCTGTTAGCTCATTTTAAGCCAGCAGACATCTTAACCGAAAACTTTCTACTCAGTGAGACCCGATTGAATTCAGCACTTCTACAAGAAGTAGAGCCAAAGATAGAAGGGAATGAACCAACAAATGAACAAGAGGCTGATGGAGCTGTGAGTGCCCAGTACACACAAGATATGCAAACCTATATTAAAGAACTGGATAAATTATTCACTAATGTTCCAGTGAGCACCTTTTCACAACATGAAGATTGTAACCATCTGCGCTCCACAATCTCTTGCTGCGCTGAAGTTTTgaaccatcttctatctgctgGTGACAACAGTCGAGTCACTGAGCTTCAGATCCAAATGGATCCATATGGAAATCGATGTAACGCCACAGCAAGTCGGGAAAGTTCTGAACATATTCCTCAATCTGATGATCCACTTCCATTGCACTCAGCTCAGACACCCAATAACTTTCAACATTTTGGCCACAGTGGAATCATGACTCTAGAGCCTAGTGTTCACTTTCCTGATTTGCTAGCTAATGAAGTGACAATGGAACAAGTAGAGGCTCCATTTCAAAATGGATCAACTTTATCCCTTCAGGTTTAA